Proteins encoded within one genomic window of Halomonas sp. YLGW01:
- a CDS encoding IS5 family transposase (programmed frameshift), with translation MAGRYELSDQSWEMIKDIVSPPQPMGRPRRDDRQVLNGIFWILCSGAKWRDLPERYGPWKTVYDRFRQWRDDGTFEAILNRLHLKLREDGLMDLDTWMVDSASIRATRAASGGGKKGGSKEPVDHALGRSRGGLTTKIHMLCDRHGWPLTFTVSPGQNSDTRHFIPTMEHVHLPGRVGRPRKRCRYIVADKGYDSDSLRRYCDRHRMKSIIARRKMHRKPRPGASRGFDKPRYRERNVIERCIGWIKELRRVCTRYDKLASSFKAMVCLACIDRCLRADFSDRT, from the exons ATGGCAGGACGCTACGAGCTCTCCGATCAAAGCTGGGAGATGATTAAGGACATCGTCTCGCCCCCCCAACCAATGGGTCGCCCTCGCCGAGATGACCGCCAAGTGCTGAACGGGATCTTCTGGATCCTGTGCTCAGGCGCCAAATGGCGCGACCTCCCGGAACGGTATGGGCCTTGGAAGACGGTCTATGACCGGTTTCGGCAGTGGCGAGACGATGGCACCTTCGAGGCTATCCTGAATCGGCTACATCTCAAGCTACGGGAAGATGGGCTGATGGATTTGGATACCTGGATGGTCGATTCCGCCTCGATCCGGGCCACGCGGGCTGCCTCTGGAGGCGGCA AAAAAGGGGGATCGAAAGAACCTGTAGACCATGCGCTGGGGCGCAGCCGAGGCGGCCTGACCACCAAGATCCACATGCTTTGCGATCGGCATGGCTGGCCACTAACGTTCACCGTGTCGCCGGGGCAGAATTCGGATACCCGCCACTTTATTCCCACCATGGAGCACGTCCATTTGCCTGGGCGAGTGGGACGACCACGTAAACGTTGCCGATACATCGTGGCGGACAAAGGCTACGACAGTGATTCCCTCCGCCGGTACTGCGACCGCCACCGGATGAAGTCGATCATTGCCAGACGCAAAATGCACCGAAAGCCGCGGCCGGGGGCGTCCAGGGGATTTGACAAGCCTCGCTACCGGGAAAGGAACGTCATCGAGCGCTGCATCGGCTGGATCAAGGAATTACGCCGAGTCTGCACGCGCTATGACAAGCTCGCCAGCAGTTTCAAGGCGATGGTATGCCTGGCCTGCATAGACCGTTGTTTGCGTGCAGACTTTTCAGACAGAACCTAG
- a CDS encoding IS630 family transposase: MAKRGRPATQITVTDDQLAELNRRVAARKGAADERLRALIILGCKDGEPGTSIGKRLGITAQTVSKWRRRFADYGLDGLNDEVRSGRPRSISDDMVQEVIDRVRHEKPEDASHWSTRSMSKVTGVSPASVHRIWRAFGLKPHMEKTFKLSTDPAFVDKVHDVVGLYMDPPDRAIVLSVDEKSQIQALNRTQPGLPLTFGQPETRTHDYKRHGTTSLFAALDIATGEVIGRLKRRHRSAEFLEFLNAIDRSVPADLDVHLILDNYGTHKTDKVKAWLTERPRYHVHFTPTSASWLNLVERFFSTISERWIKRQAHTSVKDLEDSIRHYLTVYNENPKPFQWRKTADEIVASVGRAASALDRRTDKPD, from the coding sequence ATGGCCAAGCGAGGTCGGCCTGCCACCCAGATAACCGTCACAGACGATCAGCTGGCTGAGCTGAATCGGCGAGTAGCCGCTCGGAAAGGGGCTGCCGATGAGCGGCTTCGCGCCTTGATCATATTGGGTTGCAAAGACGGTGAGCCTGGCACGTCTATTGGCAAGCGATTGGGCATCACTGCACAAACGGTCTCGAAGTGGCGTCGTCGCTTTGCTGACTATGGCCTGGACGGCCTGAATGATGAAGTTCGTAGTGGCCGTCCGCGATCAATTTCCGACGACATGGTTCAGGAAGTCATTGATCGGGTCCGCCATGAAAAGCCTGAAGATGCCAGCCACTGGAGCACGCGCTCCATGAGCAAAGTGACAGGGGTTTCCCCGGCCAGTGTGCATCGTATATGGCGGGCTTTCGGCCTCAAACCCCACATGGAAAAGACGTTCAAGCTGTCTACTGATCCGGCTTTCGTCGACAAAGTGCATGACGTCGTCGGTCTCTATATGGATCCTCCTGACCGGGCGATCGTCCTGTCGGTTGACGAAAAGAGCCAGATTCAGGCACTTAACCGTACCCAACCAGGCTTACCGTTGACCTTTGGGCAGCCCGAGACCCGTACCCACGACTATAAGCGTCATGGTACGACCTCGTTATTTGCTGCACTGGATATTGCGACAGGTGAAGTCATTGGTCGCCTCAAGCGGCGGCACCGCAGTGCGGAGTTTCTTGAGTTCCTCAACGCCATCGACCGGTCAGTGCCAGCGGATCTCGATGTCCACCTCATCCTGGACAACTATGGAACACACAAGACCGATAAGGTGAAGGCTTGGTTGACGGAGAGGCCCCGCTATCATGTTCATTTCACGCCAACGTCAGCATCATGGTTGAATCTGGTAGAGCGATTCTTTTCCACGATCAGCGAGAGGTGGATCAAGCGTCAGGCGCACACCAGCGTAAAGGACTTGGAGGATTCCATCCGTCACTACCTGACGGTCTATAACGAGAACCCCAAGCCTTTCCAATGGCGGAAAACCGCTGACGAGATAGTGGCGTCGGTGGGTCGAGCAGCATCAGCTCTTGATCGTCGCACCGACAAGCCAGATTAA
- a CDS encoding IS481 family transposase, with protein sequence MAQVLHQRAKTTHPIREDIQRSSASVAELSRRYNLNPKTVRKWRRRTSVQDERMGPKQPSSTSLSGLEEAAAVTFRRTTWLPLDDCLFALQRFIPHLTRSSLHRLYKRHDISQLPRQLDEKPSTSSFKRYPIGYLHMDICEVRTGEGKAYLFVAVDRTSKFVHARLYRKAQREQAAEFLEDTLQQLPYRVHTVLTDNGAQFAKRPGTEAYKPHRFDVVCHRHGIEHRLTRPFHPWTNGQVERMNRTIKEATIRNFHYATLEALSSHLKDYLWAYNTARPLRALKGKTPVGFIIERWQDEPERFHNSPDHYFPGPYT encoded by the coding sequence ATGGCTCAAGTACTTCACCAACGCGCCAAGACCACGCACCCCATCCGAGAAGACATACAGCGATCGTCAGCTTCGGTCGCGGAGTTGAGCCGGCGTTACAACCTCAACCCCAAAACAGTCCGCAAATGGCGTCGTCGTACGTCTGTCCAGGATGAGCGTATGGGGCCTAAACAGCCGAGCTCCACGTCGCTGTCAGGCCTCGAGGAAGCCGCAGCGGTGACCTTTCGGCGCACCACCTGGCTTCCGTTAGATGACTGCCTCTTTGCGTTGCAGCGCTTCATCCCTCACCTGACGCGTTCCAGCTTGCATCGGCTGTATAAACGCCACGACATCAGCCAGCTACCGCGTCAACTTGACGAAAAGCCGAGTACGTCGTCCTTCAAGCGTTACCCGATCGGTTACCTACACATGGACATCTGTGAGGTCCGCACCGGAGAAGGCAAGGCCTATCTATTCGTGGCCGTTGATCGAACCTCCAAGTTCGTACATGCCCGGCTCTATCGCAAGGCTCAGCGAGAACAGGCGGCTGAGTTCCTCGAAGATACCCTTCAGCAGCTGCCGTATCGGGTTCATACCGTACTGACAGATAACGGCGCGCAATTCGCCAAACGCCCAGGAACTGAAGCCTATAAGCCGCACCGGTTCGACGTGGTATGTCATCGACACGGCATTGAGCACCGTCTGACGCGGCCGTTCCATCCTTGGACCAACGGGCAGGTTGAGCGGATGAACCGCACGATCAAGGAAGCGACGATACGAAACTTCCATTATGCCACCTTGGAGGCGCTCAGCTCCCATCTGAAGGACTACCTATGGGCCTATAACACTGCTCGGCCATTACGGGCGCTGAAAGGTAAAACGCCCGTTGGTTTCATTATTGAACGCTGGCAGGATGAGCCCGAAAGATTTCATAACAGTCCTGACCACTACTTCCCGGGACCATACACCTAA
- a CDS encoding IS3 family transposase (programmed frameshift): MSRKRRQYSADFKAKVALAALKGDETTSEIAARFEIHPTMVSQWKRELLDNATGVFEGKGDGKAAQKTQEEIDTLYREIGKLTVERDFLSRKARSLSRAQRLALVEPQAPDISLRRQCRLLGISRSSVYYRRKELRAYDLELMRLIDEEHLRTPVYGSRRMRTHLNRLGHPVNRKRVQRLMRQMGLQAVYPRPRTSRPGEGHRIYPYLLRGRVIDRPNQVWATDVTYIPMARGFMYLVAIMDWCSRRVLAWRVSNTLDTDFCIDALEDALARHGPPEIFNSDQGCQFTSQAFTEVLEAHDVRISMDGKGCYQDNIFVERLWRSVKYECVYLKAFVDGAHLREDLKRYFTWFNKERPHQGLDDATPDEVYFDQPLTQAA; the protein is encoded by the exons ATGAGCAGAAAACGCAGGCAATACAGCGCCGACTTCAAGGCCAAGGTAGCCCTCGCCGCCCTCAAGGGTGACGAGACCACGTCGGAGATCGCTGCCCGCTTCGAGATCCATCCGACCATGGTGAGCCAGTGGAAACGCGAGTTACTAGACAACGCCACCGGCGTCTTCGAGGGCAAGGGCGATGGCAAGGCGGCCCAGAAGACCCAGGAAGAGATCGACACGCTTTACCGTGAAATCGGCAAGCTGACGGTGGAACGCGACTTTTTGTCACGCA AGGCTCGATCGTTGAGCCGGGCCCAGCGCCTGGCACTGGTCGAGCCGCAGGCGCCCGACATCAGTCTCCGACGCCAGTGCCGATTGCTCGGTATCAGTCGTTCCTCGGTGTACTACCGGCGCAAGGAACTGCGAGCCTATGACCTGGAGCTGATGCGCCTGATCGACGAGGAACACCTGCGCACGCCGGTCTATGGATCACGGCGGATGAGGACTCATCTCAACCGTCTGGGCCACCCGGTGAACCGCAAGCGCGTCCAGCGGCTGATGCGCCAGATGGGGCTTCAGGCGGTGTACCCACGGCCACGCACCAGCCGGCCTGGGGAAGGCCATCGGATCTACCCGTACCTGCTGCGGGGGCGGGTCATCGATCGCCCCAATCAGGTGTGGGCGACCGATGTGACCTATATCCCCATGGCTCGCGGGTTCATGTACCTGGTGGCCATCATGGACTGGTGTAGCCGCCGTGTGCTGGCCTGGCGAGTATCGAACACCCTGGATACGGACTTTTGCATCGACGCCCTGGAGGATGCCCTAGCGCGCCATGGGCCGCCCGAGATTTTCAACTCGGATCAAGGCTGCCAGTTCACCAGCCAGGCCTTCACCGAGGTGCTGGAGGCCCATGATGTCCGGATCAGCATGGACGGCAAGGGCTGTTACCAAGACAACATCTTCGTCGAACGGCTGTGGCGCAGCGTGAAGTACGAGTGTGTCTACCTGAAGGCTTTCGTGGATGGCGCTCACCTGCGTGAGGACCTGAAGCGTTACTTCACCTGGTTCAACAAGGAGCGGCCCCACCAGGGGCTGGACGATGCAACACCCGATGAGGTGTACTTCGATCAACCACTGACCCAGGCGGCCTGA
- a CDS encoding nucleotidyltransferase domain-containing protein, whose amino-acid sequence MSVPSPLLKDLTDLATHNDDIAVLWLYGSRAKGTATAGSDYDLAVAFQTFEKDPLERRLRPELLAQSWQDALGIDEGQISIIDINLAPLPLAHAVIRTGQVIHTKDQLRLIREEQRITSMWEIDYQYHQHHYA is encoded by the coding sequence ATGTCCGTCCCATCGCCCCTCCTGAAAGACCTGACAGACTTGGCGACGCATAACGACGACATCGCCGTCCTATGGCTCTATGGCTCACGCGCCAAGGGCACCGCCACAGCAGGTAGCGACTATGACCTAGCAGTGGCCTTTCAGACCTTCGAGAAAGACCCTCTGGAACGTCGTCTGCGTCCCGAGTTACTCGCCCAATCCTGGCAGGACGCATTGGGCATTGACGAAGGCCAAATCTCCATCATCGATATTAACCTAGCGCCACTACCCTTGGCCCATGCGGTCATTCGAACTGGCCAGGTCATTCATACCAAAGATCAGCTTCGGCTTATTCGTGAGGAGCAGCGGATCACATCAATGTGGGAGATTGATTATCAATATCACCAACACCACTATGCTTGA
- a CDS encoding DUF86 domain-containing protein — protein METEYVQAMREHLATIAEELELLYQAEHQPGGLNALLYRAAERNLQLLTEACIGIAKQRLKSLAMVVPSDARQTFQKLQSQGYDNSHTPWNKVIGLRNALVHDYLNLDAEIVKGIIRNRDYRSLLAFAEEQLQ, from the coding sequence ATGGAAACCGAATACGTTCAAGCCATGCGCGAGCACCTGGCAACCATCGCCGAAGAACTGGAATTGCTATACCAAGCAGAACACCAGCCTGGCGGCCTCAATGCACTGCTATACCGAGCCGCAGAACGCAATCTCCAGCTTTTAACAGAGGCCTGTATCGGCATCGCCAAGCAACGCCTGAAGTCCCTTGCCATGGTGGTTCCCAGTGATGCACGCCAGACCTTCCAAAAACTTCAGAGTCAGGGCTATGACAACAGCCACACACCATGGAACAAAGTCATAGGATTACGCAACGCACTCGTTCACGACTACCTAAACCTCGATGCCGAGATCGTTAAAGGAATCATCCGAAACCGCGATTACCGCTCGCTGCTCGCCTTTGCCGAAGAACAGCTTCAGTGA
- a CDS encoding plasmid pRiA4b ORF-3 family protein, producing MPDIRLRIELLDTDPLVWRRVVVPEQINLHRLHQLIQDVMGWADCHLYEFECNGRHYGESDEWSDRPIALARNAKLKSLADRAKGGNFHYLYDFGDGWEHRIVVEATGLEESNPCPRLVDGAMACPPEDIGGTGGYAALKAATAGEKDAYGQELLEALGGEFASEALDEEEIADMLEPFQASFRRLGDMPRKPRPTQAQPLDMEQSLNAQGIHSIEDLMQVLQGEIDKNRQ from the coding sequence GTGCCAGATATTCGCCTGCGTATCGAACTGCTGGATACCGACCCGCTGGTCTGGCGCCGTGTGGTGGTGCCGGAGCAGATCAACCTGCATCGTCTGCACCAGCTCATCCAGGATGTGATGGGCTGGGCTGATTGCCATCTCTATGAGTTCGAGTGCAATGGTCGCCACTACGGCGAGTCGGACGAGTGGAGCGATCGACCCATTGCGCTGGCACGTAACGCCAAGTTGAAGTCGCTGGCGGATCGCGCCAAGGGTGGCAACTTTCACTACCTATACGACTTCGGCGACGGTTGGGAACACCGTATCGTCGTCGAAGCGACGGGATTGGAGGAGAGTAATCCTTGCCCGCGGCTGGTCGACGGCGCCATGGCCTGCCCGCCAGAGGATATCGGTGGGACTGGAGGCTATGCGGCCCTGAAGGCGGCAACGGCCGGCGAGAAGGATGCATATGGCCAAGAGCTTCTGGAGGCTCTAGGTGGTGAGTTCGCTTCGGAGGCGCTGGACGAGGAGGAGATCGCCGACATGCTCGAGCCCTTTCAGGCGAGCTTTCGGCGTCTGGGTGACATGCCCCGCAAGCCACGCCCGACACAGGCACAGCCCCTCGACATGGAGCAGTCGCTAAATGCCCAGGGCATTCACAGCATCGAGGATCTGATGCAGGTCCTGCAGGGCGAGATCGACAAAAACCGTCAGTGA
- a CDS encoding HigA family addiction module antitoxin: protein METPYLMGHVLHLVIETAELCRNKRAVTADTALMFSRVFGNTAQFWLSLQQKMDIWEATHDAKRLERIEKAQPLERAR from the coding sequence ATGGAAACACCGTACCTGATGGGTCACGTGTTGCACTTGGTCATTGAGACCGCCGAGCTTTGCCGTAATAAGAGAGCAGTGACAGCTGATACCGCGCTGATGTTCTCTCGTGTGTTCGGCAATACTGCGCAGTTCTGGCTGAGCCTTCAGCAAAAGATGGATATTTGGGAAGCGACTCACGACGCCAAGAGGCTCGAGCGTATCGAGAAAGCCCAGCCTTTAGAGAGGGCCCGATAG
- a CDS encoding IS30 family transposase, with protein sequence MMMRATHSIRAIAHHLGRAPSTVSREIARHSINGYDASLAGYRARLTRHRPRRRPKLHPDGELFEVVVHLLRKYWSPQQIARTLKRMSPNDSRRQVSHEAIYNALYVMPRGSLKKELITCLRQGNGKRRPRSRGTDRRNQIPDLVSIHARPPEVEDRLMPGHWEGDLIIGANNRSAVGRLVERTTRLVILAKVDGTTATAAAVGFSDKLNEVPRSLRLSMTYDQGREMVKHAEITQKTGTAIYFADPHSPWQRGSNENTNGLLRQYLPKGTDLSVYSQEELDEIADSLNTRPRQTLDWRTPLEVYAEVLKKSVGGPSTLQ encoded by the coding sequence ATGATGATGAGAGCGACTCACTCGATCCGAGCTATCGCCCATCATCTGGGCCGTGCACCGAGTACCGTGTCGCGAGAAATCGCTCGCCACTCCATCAATGGCTACGATGCTAGCCTCGCAGGCTACCGGGCTCGCCTGACACGCCATCGGCCCCGTCGGCGTCCCAAGCTGCACCCCGACGGGGAGTTGTTTGAAGTCGTGGTCCATCTGCTGCGCAAGTACTGGTCACCGCAACAGATAGCCCGCACACTGAAGCGCATGTCTCCCAACGATTCACGTCGACAGGTCTCGCACGAGGCCATCTACAACGCGCTCTATGTGATGCCCCGCGGCAGCCTCAAAAAGGAACTCATCACCTGCCTGCGACAAGGCAACGGCAAACGCCGGCCACGAAGTCGTGGCACGGATCGGCGCAACCAGATTCCCGATCTGGTCAGCATCCACGCGCGACCGCCTGAGGTCGAAGATCGTTTGATGCCTGGCCACTGGGAAGGCGATCTCATCATCGGTGCCAACAATCGCTCTGCCGTCGGTAGGCTGGTGGAACGCACCACGCGATTGGTGATTCTGGCGAAAGTGGATGGCACCACTGCCACCGCAGCGGCCGTTGGCTTCAGCGACAAGCTAAACGAGGTGCCGCGATCGCTGCGCTTGTCCATGACCTACGATCAGGGCAGAGAGATGGTGAAACATGCCGAAATCACCCAGAAGACCGGCACGGCGATCTACTTCGCTGACCCGCATAGCCCCTGGCAGCGAGGTTCGAACGAGAACACCAACGGGCTGTTGCGGCAGTATCTGCCAAAGGGCACGGATCTCTCCGTCTACAGCCAGGAAGAGCTCGACGAGATCGCCGACTCACTGAACACACGGCCTCGCCAGACACTGGACTGGCGAACCCCACTGGAAGTCTACGCCGAGGTGCTCAAGAAATCCGTCGGCGGTCCGAGCACCCTTCAATAG
- a CDS encoding type IV toxin-antitoxin system AbiEi family antitoxin domain-containing protein, with protein MSSPERAILEIMDELPGNESFHNLDMVFESLTTLRPRTLTALLHSCRKIKVTRLFFVFADRHNHPWRKRLDPQEFNLGSGDRALVKGGKIHPRYSIMVPEEFAKTEAADGA; from the coding sequence ATGTCATCGCCCGAACGGGCGATCCTGGAAATCATGGATGAATTGCCCGGCAATGAGAGCTTCCACAATCTCGATATGGTATTTGAGAGTTTGACAACCCTTCGCCCGCGCACGCTTACTGCTTTGTTGCACAGTTGCAGGAAGATTAAAGTTACGCGGCTATTCTTCGTCTTTGCCGACCGCCACAACCACCCGTGGCGTAAGCGCCTCGACCCGCAAGAATTCAACCTCGGAAGCGGAGACCGCGCTCTGGTCAAAGGCGGTAAGATACACCCGCGCTACAGCATCATGGTGCCGGAAGAGTTTGCGAAAACGGAGGCAGCTGATGGCGCGTGA
- a CDS encoding IS3 family transposase (programmed frameshift) — protein MSKKRRHYSGEFKAKVALAALKGDETTSALAARFEIHPSMVSQWKRELLDNAADLFEGSSGKAAQKSQEEVDTLYREIGKLTVERDFLSRKARALSRAQRRAMVEPPTPDTPSLGRQCQLLGISRSSLYYQQREWRAEDLALMRLIDEQHLLTPVYGSRRMTVHLNRLGQRVNRKRVRRLMRQMGLHAIYPRPRTSLPGKGHRIYPYRLRGLTINRPNQVWATDISYIPLARGFMYLVAVMDWHSRRVLSWRVSNTLDTDFCIDALEEALTRHGSPEIFNTDQGCQFTSQDFTDVLAAHGVTISMDGKGCYRDNIFVERLWRSVKYECVYLKAFKDGAQLKQELGRYFTWYNQERPHQGLDDATPDELYFPQPLNKAA, from the exons ATGAGCAAGAAACGTCGGCATTACAGCGGTGAGTTCAAGGCCAAGGTGGCCCTCGCTGCGTTGAAGGGCGATGAGACCACCTCCGCATTGGCGGCTCGCTTTGAGATCCATCCATCCATGGTCAGCCAGTGGAAGCGTGAGCTACTCGATAACGCTGCCGATCTCTTCGAGGGTAGCAGCGGCAAAGCCGCGCAGAAGAGCCAGGAAGAGGTCGATACCCTCTACCGCGAGATCGGTAAGTTGACGGTGGAACGGGATTTTTTATCACGCA AGGCTCGAGCGTTGAGCCGGGCGCAGCGCCGGGCCATGGTCGAGCCGCCGACTCCCGATACACCCAGCCTGGGTCGTCAGTGCCAGCTGCTGGGCATCAGCCGCTCATCGCTGTACTACCAACAGCGGGAGTGGCGGGCCGAGGATTTGGCGCTGATGCGCCTGATCGATGAACAGCACTTGCTGACGCCGGTCTACGGATCACGCCGGATGACCGTCCATCTCAATCGGCTGGGCCAGCGGGTCAACCGTAAGCGGGTCCGTCGCCTGATGCGTCAGATGGGACTCCACGCCATCTATCCGCGACCGCGGACCAGCCTGCCGGGAAAGGGGCACCGCATCTATCCCTACCGACTGCGCGGCCTGACGATCAACCGGCCAAACCAAGTGTGGGCGACTGACATCAGCTACATTCCGCTGGCACGTGGATTCATGTATCTGGTGGCAGTGATGGACTGGCACAGTCGTCGAGTGCTGTCGTGGCGGGTTTCCAACACGCTGGACACCGACTTCTGTATTGATGCCCTGGAAGAGGCACTGACACGCCATGGGTCGCCGGAGATATTCAACACGGATCAGGGCTGCCAATTCACTAGCCAGGACTTCACCGACGTTCTGGCGGCTCATGGCGTGACCATCAGCATGGACGGCAAGGGCTGCTACCGGGACAACATATTCGTGGAGCGACTCTGGCGCAGCGTGAAGTATGAGTGCGTCTACCTGAAAGCCTTCAAGGACGGGGCTCAGCTGAAACAGGAGCTGGGCCGCTACTTCACCTGGTACAACCAGGAGCGGCCTCACCAGGGACTGGACGATGCGACACCCGATGAGCTGTATTTCCCTCAACCACTGAACAAGGCGGCCTGA